Proteins from a genomic interval of Triplophysa dalaica isolate WHDGS20190420 chromosome 13, ASM1584641v1, whole genome shotgun sequence:
- the lats1 gene encoding serine/threonine-protein kinase LATS1, producing the protein MKRAEKPEGYRQMRPKTFPASNCSGNSQQMLQEIRESLRNLSRPSDAIKADMNAAKGSLDDPRQQGRSTNPKNPHHRALQEIRESLMPFAINKRMLQELQDAGFDEELVVHALKQTDSRSVQAAVDYISRNFQVPLREHIPAAAVRPVNPALKQAGPSQGQQPVLRRPSWKGSKESLAPQRHSALLTDGIIYRPSSPGPQGDLTRPANFPQNLSRQVRSITPPPSSWDSNNKRGSGNLDYLVPRISPVPQGPRPDSYINPPSQAQRGLSPVPVGRQPIIMQNTGGSRFTFPPSWPQNGNGQCDYTGSRQPPPPPYPMHQSSRQSPTALQLQSSAAAPSNGSNLPSSMLVPNRNSHNLEMYNLGVMPQVRQPVQQPQMSPGHNCKQEVPPSWPHSVPGRSNSFTNTQSSGRQCPSSQPSATTVATTVTTITQAPILQPVKSMRVQKPELHTAVAPTHPPWVQQPTPPPNVYQEPVTAPEVPSYQGPPPPYPKYLLQQPPPPGYDSNPAPKPSSKEEDWPENDADSTCSSERPESSEEREKKQITTSPVPVRRNKRDEDRKGESRLPVYSVQAFKFFMEQHVENILKNHQQRHRRKKQLESEMQRVGLSGDAQEQMRMMLCQKESNYIRLKRAKMEKSMFEKIKTLGIGAFGEVCLARKVDTGALYAMKTLRKKDVLLRNQVAHVKAERDILAEADNEWVVRLYYSFQDKDNLYFVMDYIPGGDMMSLLIRMGIFQEDLARFYIAELTCAVESVHKMGFIHRDIKPDNILIDRDGHIKLTDFGLCTGFRWTHDSKYYQSGDHVRQDSMDFSKEWEDPANCRCADRLKPLERRAARQHQRCLAHSLVGTPNYIAPEVLLRTGYTQLCDWWSVGVILYEMLVGQPPFLATTPLETQMKVINWQTMLHIPPQAKLSPEATDLILKLCRGPEDRLGKNRADEIKAQPFFKTIDFSTDLRQQHHAPYIPKITHCTDTSNFDPVDPDKLWSDDADSNHNDTLNRWFKNGKHPEHAFYEFTFRRFFDDNGHPYSCPKPIESEGYGTEDDEPVNSSEGLGAEPGRDLVYV; encoded by the exons ATGAAGAGGGCCGAGAAACCCGAGGGATACAGACAGATGCGACCCAAGACGTTTCCTGCAAGCAACTGCAGTGGGAACAGTCAACAGATGCTCCAGGAGATCCGGGAGAGCCTGCGGAACCTCTCCCGGCCGTCGGACGCCATCAAGGCCGACATGAACGCCGCGAAGGGTTCCCTGGACGACCCCCGACAACAGGGGCGCAGTACCAACCCCAAGAACCCCCATCACAGAGCCCTACAGGAGATCCGCGAATCTCTGATGCCGTTCGCCATCAACAAGCGCATGCTGCAGGAGCTACAAGATGCAGGTTTTGATGAG GAGTTGGTGGTTCATGCTCTGAAACAGACGGACAGTCGCAGCGTGCAGGCAGCTGTGGACTACATCAGTAGAAACTTCCAGGTACCTTTGAGGGAGCACATCCCTGCCGCTGCCGTGCGTCCGGTAAACCCGGCTTTAAAGCAAGCAG GTCCATCTCAAGGTCAGCAGCCAGTGTTGCGACGGCCAAGCTGGAAAGGCTCTAAGGAATCTCTGGCCCCACAGCGGCACAGCGCTCTGCTTACTGATGGCATAATATACCGCCCGAGTAGCCCAGGACCTCAGGGTGACCTCACACGACCAGCAAACTTCCCTCAAAATCTCTCACGCCAAGTGCGCAGCATCACCCCTCCTCCCTCCTCGTGGGACTCCAATAACAAGCGTGGTTCTGGGAACCTCGATTATCTAGTTCCCCGGATCTCCCCTGTGCCTCAGGGACCCCGGCCCGACAGCTACATCAACCCTCCGTCCCAGGCTCAGCGAGGCCTCAGTCCAGTGCCGGTGGGTCGGCAGCCCATCATCATGCAGAACACCGGGGGCAGTAGATTCACTTTTCCCCCATCCTGGCCTCAGAATGGCAACGGACAGTGCGATTACACAGGCAGCCGACAGCCCCCCCCTCCTCCGTATCCCATGCACCAGTCGAGTAGACAGAGTCCCACGGCTCTGCAGTTGCAGTCCAGCGCAGCCGCACCCTCAAACGGATCCAACCTTCCCTCGAGCATGCTGGTCCCCAACCGCAACAGTCACAACCTTGAGATGTACAACCTTGGAGTGATGCCCCAAGTCAGACAGCCCGTGCAGCAGCCTCAGATGTCCCCTGGACATAACTGTAAACAGGAAGTTCCTCCGTCATGGCCACACAGCGTCCCAGGACGCTCAAACTCCTTCACCAACACTCAGTCCAGTGGGCGGCAGTGTCCCAGCTCTCAGCCGTCCGCCACTACCGTCGCCACCACTGTCACCACCATTACGCAAGCTCCCATCCTGCAGCCGGTAAAGAGCATGCGCGTGCAGAAACCGGAGCTGCACACCGCTGTGGCCCCAACCCACCCACCCTGGGTGCAGCAGCCGACCCCTCCGCCCAACGTCTATCAAGAACCGGTGACTGCACCCGAAGTCCCGAGTTACCAAGGGCCACCCCCTCCTTACCCTAAATACCTGCTCCAACAGCCACCTCCACCAGGGTATGACTCTAACCCCGCTCCCAAACCAAGCAGCAAAGAAGAGGACTGGCCGGAAAACGATGCCGACAGCACCTGCTCCAGCGAACGCCCCGAGAGCTCGGAGGAACGCGAGAAGAAACAGATCACGACGTCTCCCGTACCCGTGCGGCGTAATAAACGGGACGAGGATCGTAAAGGGGAAAGTCGGCTTCCCGTGTATTCGGTGCAGGCCTTTAAGTTCTTCATGGAGCAGCATGTGGAGAACATATTGAAGAATCACCAACAGagacacagaagaaagaaacagcTGGAGAGCGAGATGCAACGG gtggGGCTGTCGGGCGATGCGCAGGAGCAGATGCGCATGATGCTCTGCCAAAAAGAGTCCAACTACATCCGTCTCAAGCGTGCCAAAATGGAAAAATCCATGTTCGAGAAGATCAAGACTCTGGGAATCGGAGCGTTCGGTGAGGTGTGCTTGGCACGGAAAGTGGACACGGGAGCACTGTACGCCATGAAGACCCTCCGTAAAAAAGATGTGCTGTTGAGGAACCAGGTGGCCCACGTGAAAGCAGAGAGAGATATTCTCGCCGAAGCAGACAACGAGTGGGTCGTCCGCTTGTACTACTCTTTCCAGGATAAAGATAACTTGTATTTTGTCATGGACTACATCCCTGGTGGCGACATGATGAGTCTGCTGATCAGGATGGGCATATTCCAAGAGGACTTGGCCCGGTTTTACATCGCAGAACTTACATGTGCTGTGGAAAGTGTCCACAAAATGGGTTTCATCCACCGAGACATCAAACCAGACAACATTCTGATAGATCGGGACGGACATATCAAACTGACGGACTTTGGCCTGTGCACGGGGTTCCGCTGGACGCACGACTCCAAATACTACCAGAGCG GTGATCACGTGCGTCAGGACAGTATGGACTTCAGTAAGGAATGGGAGGATCCAGCTAACTGCCGCTGTGCAGATCGACTGAAGCCGCTGGAGCGCAGAGCAGCTCGACAACATCAGCGCTGTCTGGCACATTCACTCGTGGGAACACCAAATTACATCGCACCCGAGGTTCTGCTGCGCACAG GTTACACACAGCTGTGTGATTGGTGGAGTGTTGGTGTTATCCTTTATGAGATGTTGGTCGGTCAGCCTCCTTTCCTGGCAACGACTCCTCTTGAGACCCAGATGAAG GTGATCAACTGGCAGACGATGCTACACATCCCCCCGCAAGCCAAGCTGAGTCCTGAGGCTACTGATCTCATCCTCAAGCTCTGCCGTGGCCCAGAGGACCGGCTCGGGAAAAACAGAGCCGACGAGATCAAAGCCCAGCCCTTCTTCAAGACCATTGACTTCTCCACGGACCTCAGGCAGCAACACCACGCGCCTTACATCCCCAAAATCACACACTGCACAGACACCTCCAACTTCGACCCTGTGGACCCTGACAAACTGTGGAGCGACGACGCCGACAGCAATCACAACGACACGCTCAACCGCTGGTTCAAGAACGGCAAGCACCCGGAGCACGCCTTCTACGAGTTCACCTTCCGCCGCTTCTTTGACGATAACGGCCACCCGTACAGCTGTCCCAAACCCATCGAAAGTGAAGGGTACGGTACGGAGGACGACGAGCCTGTCAACTCTTCTGAAGGGCTGGGGGCGGAGCCGGGCCGGGATCTGGTGTATGTTTAG